The proteins below are encoded in one region of Micromonospora pisi:
- a CDS encoding vWA domain-containing protein, with the protein MATTRRSAPLAVLLGTLALTVSATLVGCSATGEDDRGSARPPVSRGEDEDRQWPGKQGSSTEDDPESTFAVDIDTASYGYASRLLREGRWPERDKVRPEEFVNSFEQDYPEPSGDGFAVHIDGASPPASHGPSIEEELRLMRVGLQTRSEEAESRPDAALTFVVDTSGSMAEPGRLDLVQDALHTLVDQLRPTESVAIVAFSGEARVVREMTRVSDAERLHSAIDSLRPESFTNLEAGLVLGYQVAREGFRVGQTNRVIILSDGLANSGQTGADSILRQVREEADKEIALLGVGVGGEYGDALMEKLADRGDGFVVYVGDRTRAREVFVRQLPATLTVRALDAKVQVTFDPATVSSYRLVGYENRALADDDFRDDRVDGGEVGPGHSVTALYEVRLTGERPASARAAQVRVRWLDPADQTAAETYESVTVGDLDGRFELASPRLWVCYAAGYFAEALRRTPVGQQIPLTDLRRVAERAAEQTRDPKVAELAMLIGQVA; encoded by the coding sequence ATGGCTACCACCCGCCGATCGGCTCCACTGGCGGTTCTGCTCGGCACCCTGGCCCTGACCGTGTCCGCCACACTGGTCGGCTGCTCCGCCACCGGCGAGGACGACCGTGGGTCGGCGCGCCCCCCGGTCTCCCGGGGCGAGGACGAGGACAGGCAATGGCCCGGCAAGCAGGGCTCGTCCACCGAGGACGACCCCGAGTCGACCTTCGCCGTCGACATCGACACCGCGTCGTACGGTTACGCCTCACGCCTGCTCAGGGAGGGGCGGTGGCCGGAGCGGGACAAGGTACGGCCGGAGGAGTTCGTGAACTCCTTCGAACAGGACTACCCGGAGCCGAGCGGGGACGGCTTCGCGGTGCACATCGACGGGGCCAGCCCGCCGGCCAGTCACGGCCCCTCGATCGAGGAGGAGCTCCGCCTGATGCGGGTCGGGTTGCAGACCCGTTCCGAGGAGGCGGAGAGCCGGCCGGACGCCGCCCTGACCTTCGTCGTGGACACCTCCGGTTCGATGGCGGAGCCGGGCCGGCTCGACCTGGTCCAGGACGCGCTGCACACCCTCGTCGACCAGCTTCGGCCTACCGAATCGGTGGCCATCGTGGCGTTCAGCGGCGAGGCCCGGGTGGTACGGGAGATGACCCGCGTCTCCGACGCCGAGCGACTGCACTCCGCCATCGACTCGTTGCGGCCGGAGAGCTTCACGAACCTGGAGGCGGGACTGGTGCTCGGCTACCAGGTTGCCCGGGAGGGCTTTCGCGTCGGCCAGACGAACCGCGTGATCATCCTCTCCGACGGGTTGGCGAACTCCGGACAGACCGGTGCCGATTCCATCCTGCGGCAGGTCCGGGAGGAGGCGGACAAGGAGATCGCGCTGCTCGGGGTCGGTGTCGGCGGCGAGTACGGCGACGCCCTGATGGAGAAGTTGGCGGACCGAGGCGACGGGTTCGTGGTGTACGTCGGCGACCGCACGCGGGCGCGGGAGGTCTTCGTACGGCAGTTGCCGGCGACGTTGACCGTACGGGCTCTGGACGCCAAGGTGCAGGTGACGTTCGATCCCGCGACGGTCAGTTCGTACCGGCTGGTCGGGTACGAGAACCGGGCGCTCGCCGACGACGACTTCCGGGACGACCGGGTCGACGGTGGCGAGGTGGGCCCGGGGCACAGTGTCACCGCGCTCTACGAGGTACGGCTCACCGGTGAGCGGCCCGCCTCGGCGCGTGCGGCCCAGGTACGGGTGCGCTGGCTCGACCCGGCCGACCAGACGGCGGCCGAGACGTACGAGTCGGTCACGGTCGGGGACCTCGACGGCCGGTTCGAACTGGCGTCCCCGCGACTGTGGGTGTGTTACGCGGCCGGATACTTCGCCGAGGCGTTGCGGCGTACGCCGGTCGGGCAGCAGATCCCGTTGACGGACCTGCGCCGGGTCGCCGAGCGGGCGGCGGAGCAGACTCGGGACCCGAAGGTGGCTGAGCTTGCCATGCTCATCGGCCAGGTGGCCTAG
- a CDS encoding cobalt-precorrin-6A reductase, producing MSGFTVLLLGGTGEARRLAALLAWERPDLRVVTSLAGRVARPALPDGEVRIGGFGGPAGLADWLRRERVGAVVDATHPFAARISTSAVTACAEVGVPLLVVRRPGWTERPGDDWRRVPSLQAAAEMVAGLGERVFLSTGRQSVAVFAGLDRHWFLVRSVDPPDPPLPRRLAVVLDRGPFTVAGELELLRRYEIEVLVTKDSGGTMTAAKLEAARELGLPVVLVDRPPTPLAERVERIEEVVSWLPGLPGIPGS from the coding sequence ATGAGCGGGTTCACCGTGCTGCTGCTCGGCGGCACCGGGGAGGCCCGTCGCCTGGCGGCGCTGCTGGCGTGGGAGCGGCCGGACCTGCGGGTGGTGACCTCGCTCGCCGGCAGGGTGGCCCGACCGGCACTGCCCGACGGGGAGGTCCGGATCGGCGGGTTCGGTGGCCCGGCGGGGCTGGCCGACTGGCTGCGTCGGGAACGGGTCGGTGCGGTGGTCGACGCGACCCATCCGTTCGCCGCCCGGATCAGCACCTCGGCGGTCACCGCCTGCGCGGAGGTCGGGGTGCCGCTGCTGGTCGTACGCCGACCGGGCTGGACCGAGCGGCCTGGTGACGACTGGCGGCGGGTGCCGTCACTGCAGGCCGCCGCCGAGATGGTCGCCGGCCTGGGGGAGCGGGTCTTCCTCAGTACCGGGCGGCAGAGCGTGGCCGTCTTCGCCGGGTTGGACCGGCACTGGTTCCTGGTCCGCTCGGTGGACCCACCGGACCCGCCGCTGCCGCGCCGCCTGGCGGTGGTGCTGGACCGGGGGCCGTTCACCGTCGCCGGTGAGCTGGAGTTGTTGCGCCGGTACGAGATCGAGGTGCTGGTCACCAAGGACAGTGGCGGCACGATGACGGCCGCGAAACTGGAGGCGGCCCGCGAGTTGGGTCTTCCGGTGGTGCTGGTCGACCGTCCGCCGACCCCGCTCGCCGAGCGGGTGGAGCGGATCGAGGAGGTCGTCTCGTGGCTGCCCGGGCTGCCGGGCATCCCGGGTTCGTAG